Proteins from a single region of Xyrauchen texanus isolate HMW12.3.18 chromosome 7, RBS_HiC_50CHRs, whole genome shotgun sequence:
- the tshba gene encoding thyroid stimulating hormone subunit beta a — protein MSPMYVVGMLGLLMKAAMPMCAPTEYTLYIERQECNYCVAVNTTICMGFCFSRDSNVKELVGPRFLVQRGCSYQEVEYRTAILPGCPPYADPHFTYPVALSCHCSTCNTHSDECALKTSNAGIKCSKPVRLLYPDPEESNYIQPYWEQYE, from the exons ATGTCGCCTATGTATGTTGTTGGCATGCTGGGACTTTTGATGAAGGCAGCCATGCCTATGTGTGCCCCCACTGAGTACACACTTTACATTGAGAGGCAGGAGTGTAATTACTGTGTGGCTGTCAACACCACCATCTGCATGGGCTTCTGTTTCTCCAGG GACAGTAATGTGAAGGAGTTGGTTGGTCCCCGTTTCCTGGTCCAGAGGGGCTGCAGCTATCAGGAGGTGGAGTACCGAACTGCCATTCTGCCTGGCTGCCCACCATACGCAGATCCTCACTTCACCTACCCGGTTGCCCTGAGCTGCCACTGCAGCACCTGTAACACACACAGCGATGAATGTGCACTCAAAACCAGCAACGCTGGGATAAAATGCTCCAAACCGGTGCGTCTTTTGTATCCCGACCCTGAAGAGAGCAACTATATCCAGCCATACTGGGAACAGTACGAGTGA